The DNA window CGTCATTCTGAGCGCAGCGAAGAATCCCAACGCATTGTCATCACCTCAACGCTTGAAAGTTTCTCGCACGGAATCTCAACGCTTCTTTGATCGCTGATAGTCCAGCGAGATTCTTCGCTGCGCTCAGAATGACAAGTGGAGTCACGGAATGGGAAAAGGAAACAAAAAAAGGGCCGGACAGCGAGAGGCTGTCCGGCTGGAGGCAGTATTTCTTTTCGTGCATACGGAGTACGAACCCGTATTGCGGTTAAAAGTTGAGCTTCAGCGCAAATTGGTACAGGCGTGGCGTGTAATTGGAATCCACTGCCGTCACCTGCCCGAAGTTAGGATTGCCAATCTGCACATTGCCGCTGTTCTGCGTGATCTGGTAGCTCGGCGTGTTGGAGATGTTGAAGGACTCCGCACGGAACTGCATCTTGACGCGCTCCGTCACAGGGAAGTCCTTGAACAGCGACAGGTCCACGTGGCGGAAATGCGGCCCGAACAGCGAGTTGCGCTGCACGTTGCCGATGGTTCCAAGCGGCTGCGGAACAAACGCTGTGGGATCAAAGAACAGCCCGTTGGAACCGATGGTGTGATGGGTCAGACGAGCGTCCTTGATCTGGTTGGGCCGGTCAGCTCCGGGGTTCGTCAACGGCACCGCACGGTTCTGATAGGCACCCAGGGCGCCGCCGCCACCGTTCAGGATGGAGAAGGGCTTGCCGGACTGCCACACCGCGATGGTGTTCATCTGCCATCCGCCAAACGCCAGTTTGCTGAAGCCGTGGAACTCATGGCCTGCAGCGAACTGGTAGTTCAGCGACAAGGCAAAGCGGTTCTGGATGTCGTTCTCTGCAACGCCGTAGTCAATCTGCCGAATGCGACGCGGATCAGCGTTATAGGCGCCTTCATTGCCTTCCTGCGAGAAGCCAACGTAGTCGCTCATGGCCTTTGCCCAGGTATAGTTCGCGTCAAAGGCCAGGCCTTTCACGAAGCGACGCTGGTATGACGTCTGCAGGCCGTTGTAGTTAAAGGTGCCTTCGCTCAGCATGTAGCCAACCTGTCCCAGGTTCGGCAGAATGCCCTGCAGAGGACGCCTGTTCAGTGCCGGATTCGCAACCGAGTCGCCGGGCAGCGGCTGGTTGATGTCGTTGACGGTCTGCGGCATGTGCCGTCCCGCGCTGCCGACATAACCGATCGTCAGCACGTTGGCGCCAAACTGCTGCTGCACCTGCAGGTTGTATTGCTGGATCATCGCCGAGCGGAAGTTGGTGTCTTCCGCATTGAACGACAGGCTGTTGCTGTTGATGGTCTGCGGCTGTGGCAGCGGCAGGCCGGCGGAGAAGTCGCCCACTGCGCCAACGGTTGCGCAGTCAGGATTGATAGCCGACGGCGCAATACCCGCCGGACCGGTCTGGATCTGGTAGGCGCGTGTCGATACGCAGGTGGGCGCGTACACAGAAACCCACGGGGCGTTCTTCAGGTTTGCGTTGGAGGTGTAGTTGCCAGGGAAGTAGCTGATGCCGTATCCGCCGCGGATCACGGTCGTGGGATATGCCGAGTATGAGAAGCCCAGGCGCGGCGCCAGGTTGGTGTAGTCCGTCTTGATGCCTGCGGTGCCGCCCACGCCATTCTGTCCCGGCACCAGCAATGCCGAAGCGACGGTGCTGGCAGTGAGTGTTTGTGCACGGGTGAAGTCGAAGTTGGAGATGTGACCGTGCGCTTCGGTGAACGGCGTGAAGATGTCATATCGCACACCGTAGATCAGCGTCAGCCTGGGCGTGATCTTCCAGTTGTCCTGCACGAAGGCGCTGGGTTCGTACGAGCGATAATCCGGCGTATTGATGTTGTAGTTGCGTCCCGACGAGGTGAATGCGCCCACCAGTGAGCTGGCCAGCTGGTTGTCCTGCCGTTGCTTTGCGGTTGCGGTTGCATTGCATCCGCTGGCGCCGGCAGTGTTGTTATAGCCGGTGCCGGAAACGCAGTTATCCGTCGTGAGCCCGAAGCCGTACTGGCCGCCGGGAAATGCGCTCTGCAGGTTGCGTGCCTGGCGACGGATGTAGGTCACACCAAACTTCAGGTTGTGGTTCCCCTTCGTCCAGCTCACCGTGCCGGAGTACTGGAACGTGTTGTCGATATCCTGCAGCGGAACGTAAGCTCCATCGCCGATATCGCTGAATGGGCCGAACTGGATCGGCGTCAGGACGTTGGCCTGTGCCGTGAAGTTCATGTTCGATCCAAAGCCAACCTTGTCGTCCGCATTCGCGCCATAGTTCAGCGGCAACGACAGGTTGTTGATGCGCGTATAACCCGCACGCAGATCCAGCAGCAGGTTCTGGTTGAAGATGTGCGTGTAATCGAAGGCGTACATCTGTGCTGCGTTGGTAGCCGGTCCGGCAAAGATATACCGTCCGCCTGAGATCTGCAGACCATTCACCGTGCCCAGCGCCGGTGGTATGAAGCTGTTCACCTTGTTGTAGGTGTAGCGGCCAAAGAACAGGTTGTTCTCGTTAAAGCGATGATCCACGCGGACATCAAAGACGTTGCTGTTCGATGTCTTGCTGGGGCTGATCACGTAGTTGTTCGTCAGGCTGGAATTTGTCGGTGCAGGGAACAGCCGAAGGTAATTCAGCGCGATGGGGTTGATTGAGTACCCCGCCGTTCCGTTGCCGTTGTTCACCAGTTGCTGTGGTGTTGCTCCGCCAATACCGTTGATCGCGTTGTATTCGTCAATCGTCGGCACGGTGCTCTGGTAGGTCACACCCACCACCTGCCGCAGACCCTCATAGTCGCCAAAGAAGAACGTTCTGTCTCTCCAGATACGGCCGCCGATGGATGCGCCGAACTGGTTCTGCCGCAGCTCCGGCTTTCTGCCCGTGGTCTGCAGCACCTGGCGGGAATCGAAGATGTCGTTGCGGAAGTACTCATAGGCGCTGCCGTGAAAGGCGTTTGAGCCGCTCTTGGTAACAATGTTGACCACGCCGCCAGCCGTGCGCCCAGCCTCAGGGGCATAGCTGTTGGTTTGAATGCTGATCTCCTGGATGCCTTCCACGTTCGGCCGCACACCGCTGGTGCCGATGATGCGTTCGTTGTTGTCAAAGCCATCAATGATGAAGTTGTTCAGCGTATCGTCCTGGCCGTTCACGCTGAAGGAACTGCTCTGGCGGCGATCATCCGGGCGTGCGCCGGACGTCAGACCATTGCCAGGACCCTCATTCGCGCCCGGGACCAGCTGGACCAACTGAACATAGTTGCGGCCGTTCAGCGGCAGGTCCTGCACGCTTTGCGAGGTTACGGTGGTGCTTACCGTGGCGTTTTCACTCTGCAGCAGGGGGGTCTGTGCTTCCACGCTCACGGTTTCGTTCACGTCGCCCAGTTGCAGCTTCACGTCGGAGCGTGCGCGGTCACCCGCTTCCACACCCAGGTCAGCCACGCTGGTCGATTTAAAGCCACTGCTGGTCACGGTCACGCTGTAGTGTCCCGGTTGCAGCAGGGTAAAGGTGTAGTTGCCGCTGGCGTCGGTCGTCACGGAGCGGCTTTGATTTGTGGCAAGGCTCTTCAGCGTCACGGTGGCATTCGGCAGGGCAGCGCCTGTCGCGTCGGTTACGGTACCGATGATGTCTGACGTGGTCACCTGGGCATGTGCCAGCCCAGTACCTCCTAATACGGAAAGTACGACGGCTGCCCGTGCAATGTTCGCGGGTACCGCCCACCGGCTCATCCAGAAATTACTACTGTTGCGATTCATAGTTGTCCTTTTGCCTTCATTTGGGCTCTTACGTGGGGTGACCGCTGCCGCAATTTGGCGTACCGGTTTCGCGGCAGCGGAGACGGGGTATTTAACAACCCACGGAGTCTAGGCACGCAGGAAAACAACTCGTCAGTGTTTTCGGGTATGAACGGAGGCGTAAATCGCCGTATGTGCTTGAAGGAAAAGGGGAGGTTAAGAGGAGGTAAAGCCTTGCGAAGCCCATGATAAAAGGCCTATGCTTCCCCATCGACGTTTCGAAGTGAAAGGAGTTATGGCTAGCTCCCCTACCCCCCACGCCATCTCGCCGCTCTCTCCTGAGGAGAAGGACCGTGTCCGCGCGCAATTGGATCGCCTGTTGCAATCCAGCCATTTCCGGAACAGCAAACGTTATCCCGCGCTGCTTGGTTACATCGTGGAAGAGACGCTGGAGGGTCGCGGCCCGCAACTGAAAGAACGCACGCTGGGGATCGATGTCTTCGGGCGGCCCGGCGACTATGACACCGCCTCCGACCCCATTGTCCGCGTCACCATCGCGGAGATCCGGAAACGGATCGCGCAGTATTACCACGAAGACGCGCACGCCTCAGAGCTGCGGATTGAACTGACGCCGGGCTCCTATATCCCGGAGTTTCTGCCCGGTCGCGAACATGAGCCGGAAGCGGCTTTGGAAGTGGCTTCTCCGTTGCCGATTGTGCCGCCAGTTGCGGAGGTCCCGGCAAGGGCATTTCCACGGCGGCAATGGCTATTTCCTGTTCTGGCAGGCCTGGTTGTGCTTCTGGCCGGAGCAGGTTTCGCAGGCTGGTACCGGCTGCGCAGTTCGCCCCTGGAAGATCTGTGGCGGCCATTCTTTGCCGCAGACGGCCCCATTACGTACTGCCTGCCCATGAGCGCGCATCGCAAAAGTCCGGGCTGGGCAAATACCACGGAGGAGGCTGTCGCCCATGCGCTGGATCTGGCCGACACCAAATTGCCTGCATCCGGCACATTCTTTGACCACCAGGTCATCGGAGAAAACGTTGTCTTCTCCGACGTCATCGCCATGATGAAGCTGGAATCCGTGGTGGAGCAGCAGCACCGGCCCGTTCGTGTGCGCCTCAACCTGGGGACGAATCTGAACGAACTCCGCGAGGGGCCATCCATCTTCATCGGCGGCCTGTCGAACCAGTGGACATTGAAGCTGATTGATCCACTGCGCTATCGGTTTGCCGGAAGCGACGCGGAGTCCTATTACATCCGCGATCGACAAGCCCCGGACAACAAGCAGTGGAGCATCCGCCTGCAGGACAAGATGACCACGGTCAATCGCGATTACGCCATCATCGCGCGCGTCCACTGCGAGCCGCTCGGCAGCGTGTGCCTCATTGTGGCGGGCATCGGTATGAGCGGAACGGCTGCTGCCGGAGAATTTCTCGCCAATCCCGACCGCGTTCGCGAACTGGAGCGCCGCATCGGCCACGCCAATCGCGATCGTGATTTCGAAGCAGTGCTCACCACCAGCGTGGAAGACGGCATCGCGGGCCCGGCAGAGATCGTCGCACTCGACGTTCGCTGAACCCACCTATCCCTTGGAACAGTAGGTACGGATTCAACAGTTTGAGGGGGACGGATTCATCCGCTTTGGACGGATTCATCAGTATGTACGGAGACATCCGTTGGTTGTGAAGTGGCGTGATGCAGCAGCAGTGATTCAGCAGTTTTGTATGTACATGGGTTCAGCGATGATTCAACAGTTGTGTAGGTACGGATTCAGTAGTGATTCAACTGTTTTGACTGATTCAGCAGCTGGTTGTGAAGTGGCGAATACAGCAGTGAGTCAGCAGTGAGTCAGCAGCTGTGTAGATGTGGATTCAGCAGTGATTCAGCAGTTGTGTAGGTACGGATTCAGCAGTGATGCAGCAGCTTTGAAGGGGCCCGGCTTTAGCCGGGCCATCATTAAGTGCTCCAACCCCATTATTTTCTTTTCCTCTCTCGCCTTAAGCGAGAGAGGAAAAGAAAACCTTCCTAACCAGGCCGTACATACAGCGCAAGCCGCCACACGCTTGCGCTAAGATGGCTGCGTCCCTTCAGGAGGTCCGACCAATGCATCTCAATCGCCGCCAGTTTGTTGCGACTGGCTCGTTCGCTCTGTTCGCCGCAACGCTGCGCGCCCAGGCGAAGAACTGTCCCTTTCGCCTCGCGGTCATTGCTGACGAAATCGGCTCGGACTTCGAGCATTCCTGCCATATCGCCGCCAATGACTTCGGCCTGTCGTGGATCGAGGTTCGCGATGTGAATGGCAAGAACATCACAAAGCTGAACGAGCAGGAAACCGCGGACGCGAAGAAGATCCTCGCAAAGTACAACCTGAAGGTAACGGACGCAGGCACCCCGCTCTTCAAGAGCAATTTCCCCGGCGCGCCGCTCTCAAAGGATGGCGGCACCAAAGATCCCAACAAGATTCCCAAAGACCTTTCCGATCAGTTTGAACTGCTGGAAGCCGCCATTGCTGCCGCAAGAAATTTCGGCACAGACCGCATCCGCTGCTTCGACTTCTGGCGTCTGGAAGATGTAAAGCCCTATCGCAAGGACATGGACGCAGCCTTGGACAAGGCGGCCACCATCGCTGGCAAGCAGAAGATGATCCTCGTTCTTGAGAACGAGATGGCCTGCAACACTGGCTCCGGCAAGGAGGCAGCGGCGACCCTCTCTCGCGTCACCAATCCATCGCTCATGCTGAACTGGGACCCAGGCAACAGCGGTTCCTTCGCAGGCGATGTCCCCTATCCTGACGACTACAACGCCCTGCCGAAGAAGCGTATCGGCCATTGCCATGTGAAGTCGGTCTCGCGGAACTCCGGCGACAGCAAACACCCGTTCCAGTGGGAACCCGTGGGCAAAGGCCTCGTCGATTGGACCGGCCAGTTGAAGGCCCTCAAGCGCGACGGCTACCGTTGGGGCGTCAGCCTGGAAACCCACTGGCACTCCGGCCCGGGAACCACGCCGGCAGAGATCAAGGAATCCTCCACGCGCATCAGCATGGCAGGCCTGAAGCAGAGCCTGAAGGACGCCGGCATCGACTGCTAATGAAATTCGTTTTGGAGAACCAGCGAAGCTCAACGGCCAAAGGCCGTCATCCTGAACGAAGCGAAGCGTAGTTGAAGGACCTGCATTCTTCTCAACCCACTCCAACTTCACTCGGAAACAAAAGAATGCCCATTCGCAACAAAGCGAATGGGCATTCTTTGCATACAGAACTCACCGACCGAACCCAATCCCCTGATTTCCAAGAAACAACGTGCTGTGCACCGCCATCAGGTGCAGAAACGTAATGCTCAGGCCAATCGTGACAGCATCCTCCGTAACAGCCACCGGCCAGTCCGCACTCTTCAGCGCGGCCACCGTGCGCATGCGCACAAACCATCCTGCATACGCGCCCACAATGGCCCCAATCGCAGCGGCAATCATCGCCGTCGCCGGTTGCAGCAACAGCGGTTGCGCCAGCAGCAACGCAGCAAACGCGCCAAACATCGCACGCGCCGCCAGGCCCGGCAGCGCCGTCCTGGCCGGAGCGGTCGGGCTTTTGTCCGCGGCAAGCTCCAGCAGCGCAAACACTGTGAAAATAATCACCGCAAGCAGCGATGCCGTAAATGATCGCCATCCTGAAAAATGCAGCGTACCGCGCCATGCAAACCAGCACAGTACCGCCATCGGCGTGCATGCGCGTAACCCGGAACATCCACCCAGCAGTGCTACCAGCAGAAGGTTCATGGCTCTCATAATGCATGATGGAAGCTGCAACCGGACAGGCTTTTCACGCCATGATCCGCATCAGGAAACCCTGAGTCTGCGGTATCCTCCAGTGGTCGCAGCAGGAAAGTTGAGGTTGGTCGTCCATGCGTACTGCAACATGTTTGCTCTCTGCCCTGGCTCTTGCGCTGCCTGCCATCACAGGCTGCAAAATACCAAGGAACGAGACAGGAAACCTTAAAACGGCAATCGACAACTACTACGATCAGCGCCCGGAATGCCTGTGGACCAACTCCGTACAGCTTCCGCAGACGTTTGATGAAGACGATCTTGCGCACGTCCGCCAGTTCGATGCGCTGGCCAGCGTCGGTCTGGTCCAGAGCGTCCCACTCACCCGCATGAAGTCGGCCACGGTCCACAAACCCGCGAAGATGTATGACCTGACAGACAAGGGACGCGCCAATTGGCGTCGCGATCCTTCGCGCACCGGCTATGGCAATTTCTGTTACGCGCACCGCGAGGTGAAACAGATCCTCCATAACACGCAGGCTGGCATCGAGCCCGGAGCCATGACTCACGTCTCCTATTCCTACGAGGTAGGAAGCATCAAGGACTGGGCTGATTCCGACCAGGTACAAGAAGCGTTCCCCTGGATCGTCCGTACCCTCCACAGCACCGGAACCGCTGACGAAAATCTGGTTCTGACCAAAGATGGATGGAAGGTGCAGTCCGCATCCACAAAGCCCGGCACAACCAACTAACCCGCAAAATAAAACGGGACATGGCGCGAACCATGCCCCGTCCGTTGTGCAGCAAGAGCTACCGTCGACGTCCCGCCTGTGCCTGCGGCATGGCCAGCGGATACTCCTTCGGCGGCGTGCTACCTGCCAGGTTCTTCACAAAGTAATCCCACCGCCGACGCATGATGTAGGAACTCTGGTCCCCGTAGCCGTGGTGTGCATTCGGAATCATCAACAGGTCAAAGTCCTTGTTCGCCTTCATCAGCGCATCCACAACGACGAGAGTGTTGGTAGGAGGAACGTTGTCATCCATCGTTCCATGCACCAGCATCAGCTTGCCCTTCAGATTGCTGGCGTGCGCCTCATTGGCCTGATCGTCATAGGCTTTCTTGTTCGCAGCATCGTCCAGGCCAATCCACTTCTCCGCCCAGTCATCTTCATAGTTGCGATTGTCATGGTTGCCGCTTTCGCTCCAGCCCACCTTGAAGAAATCGGGATAGCGGAACATCGCATCCGCCGTGGCAAATCCGCCGCCGCTGTGTCCCCATATACCGGCCTTATCAATGTCGATCCACGAGTTCTTCGCAGCCAGTTCCTTCATACCTGCGACTTGATCTGGCAGCGTGTTATCGCCCATATCGCCAAAGTAGGCATCATGAAACTTCTTGCTGCGCCACGGCGTTCCCATGCCATCAATCGACACAACAATGAATCCCAACTCCGCCAGCGCAGGACTATCCCCACGTGCAGCCGAGAAGCTGCGTGAACCCACCGAACCCGTCTGCGGCCCCGGATAGATGTAATTCACAATCGGATACTTCTTCGTCGCATCGAAGTTCGACGGCTTAAACATCAAACCGTACAGATCCGTCTTGCCATCGCGAGCCTTCACCGTGATGTTGATCGGCGCCTGCCATCCCGTAACCTTCAGGCGAGTAATATCCGCCTTCGCAATTTCGGTGACGACCTTGCCATTCGCCTCACGCAGCACCGTAGTCTGCGGCACCTGCGGCGTGCTGAACACGTCCACAAAATACTTGCCATCTTCGCTGAACGTGGCCGCATGATTCATCGGCTCCGGCGACAGCAGCGTCACGCTCTTGCCATCCAGATTGCCGCGATATACCGCGGAATAATACGGGTCCCAACCCTTCTCGCGTCCCACGCCTTCAAAGAAGATATCGCCCGTCTTCTCATCCACACGCAGCACCTGCGTCACGTTCCAGTCACCCTTGGTCACTTCGCGCTTCAGCTTGCCGTTGGTCGCGTCGTAGAGATACAGATTGCCCCAGTTGCTGCGTTCGCTGAACCAAAGAACCTCGTTGCGTGTGGACAGATACTTCCAGTTCACCTTGCCATTGCCGCTCTCAAAGTAAGTGGCCGCCACTTCGTTCATCACGTCGTGGACGTCGCCGGTCGCCACATCGGCCATGCGCAGGTTTTCCGTGCGATGGTCGCGGCTGGTGGAAAGAAACGCCAGCGTCTTCGCATCGGCGCTCCACTGCACATCATCCCATCCGCCGCCACGGCAGCTAATGTCATCGCACAGTGACGAACGATGCTGATCCGCAGGCATCTTCAGTCGAGTGACCTTCGCGGCATCCACATCAATCACCACACGCTCAATCATGGTGACGTCCTTATCGCCCGGCAGCGGATAAGGCCACGCATCCAGCGTAGGATGCCCCACCGCCGTGCTGACCAGGTACATCATGCCCGTCTTGCGCTGGTCCTGTTGAAACGTCGCAATCTTCTTCGAATCCGGCGACCACACCAGCACCGCACGATTGCTGTGCGTCCATCCCGCGTTGTCCGTGGCATAGCCATAGTTCAATGCGCCATCGGTGGTCAACGGCTTTTCTTCTCCCGTGGCGATGTCGCGCACCCACAGGTTCCAGTCGCGGATGAACGCAGCCTTCTTGCCATCGGGCGAAACCACCGCCTCATCGCGTCCCGGACGCAGCGGAGCAGCCGTTGCAGGATTCGTACTCATGCCCGCATTGCCGCCCGTGCCGGTGGTGCTCACAGCTGGCTGCGCACCCTGCTGATGCGCAGGCGGAATCGCTTCCTTGGTGCACGTATAGCTTGCGGCCATCGCACAGCGATAACGCTCGCCGCGCACACCCACCACAATCGTGCTGTTGTTATCCGCATAGCTGATATCGGTGATCGGCAGGCTCGTCACGCTTGCATTGCGAATGCCCGCGGCACTCAGCGCATTCGCCATCAGCGCATGGTCAAATGCCGGTGCCTTCGTATTCTTTGCCGCATCCACCAGCATGAAGGTGGTGTTGCCATTCGCCGTATCGCGATACCAGAAGCGGTCGCCGCCTTCCGGCGCGGAAGGATTCTTCAGCCAGGTCACCTGCGTCACGGCATGGTCCACCAGCGGTGCGGTCTTGGTGGCAAGGCGGCTTTCCGCGCGGGCATAGTCAGCGGCGGTCAGGGTTTGCTGCGCAGAAGCAACAGCGGCAAAGCCGAGCGCCAGCACGGCAGTGGAACGAAACAGAGAGTGGTTCATGCAACGGAGTCTATCAGCGCAACGCCGCCCAAAGCACTGCAAACTCACGCCGGACCATCCACCGGAACGATTGCATTCTCCAGCGAAGCTTCAATGGCCAAAGGCCGTCATTCTGAGCGCAGCGAAGAATCCCGACGAACTCTTATCCTGTCAAAGCCCCACAATCCAGCCACAGAACCGGGTGCCCCAGGTTCGCGAAGCTAACCTGGGTATTCGTGCAAAGCACGAACCAGCGAAGCTCATACGGCCAAAGGCCGTCATTCTGAGCGTAGCGAAGAATCCCGACACACTTCATCGCGCCCATACCGTCCAACCCTTCCAGCCGCAACCGCAAACCAGCTTCGCGAAAGCGAAGCTCCAACGACCGAAGGTCGTCTTCCTTCGGAAGAGCAGGGCTTCAGCCCTGCCGTAAAAAGCCACAACAGGAAAAGAGGCTTCAGCCCCTGGGGGAACGCAGCTTCCACAACACCTGCCGCAGCACACCAATCCACGCATCCACATCGCCGCGGTCCAGCGTCATCCTTCGCACCATGCGCCGGTGCGTCACTTCGCGCATGTTTGCCGGATAGCGATGCGCATAGCCGCTCTCTTCCAGCACCTCGCCCAGCACCGCCTCCATCCGCATCACTTCATCAGCGTTCGCAGGTGCAGCTTCCGGTGGCAAAGGCCTTTGTGGTGTCGCACCCTCGCGAATCAACTCATACAAACAAACCGCCGCAGCCTGCCCCAGGTTCATGGAAACACCGCTGTTCTGCATGGGAATGGTCAGCAACCGATGGCAATGGCTCATCTCATCGGCGGAAAGCCCCGTCTTCTCCGAGCCAAACAGCACGGCCACTCGACCACCCGTAGTCACCGCGTCTCGAACATGCGTCTGCGCATCGCGCAGCATATCGATCGGGTGCAGCAGCCTGCGTTCACCCAGAGCCGTGGTGCCGTAAACGAGCGTGCAATCTGCAACCGCCTCGGCCACGCTGCCAAACTGTCGCGCCGTATTCAGCACGGGCGCGGCATCAATCGCGGAACGCGCATCCTGAAAGGGAACGTCATAGTCGTTCACCACGCGCAGGTCGGCAAATCCAAAATTGCTCATCGCCCGCGCAACCGCGCCAATGTTCAGCGGATTCCGCGCTCGCACCAGCACCACGGCAATCCGGTTTTGCAAGCTCACTTCTGTCATCTTCCACAGTCAATTCTACGGACAGCAGCGGATGTGCAGCAAAGTGTTGCTAATCTGTGGCGCGTCGGAACAACCCCGGCAACAGCCGCGCATCCGTTCAACA is part of the Terriglobus sp. RCC_193 genome and encodes:
- a CDS encoding TonB-dependent receptor domain-containing protein; protein product: MNRNSSNFWMSRWAVPANIARAAVVLSVLGGTGLAHAQVTTSDIIGTVTDATGAALPNATVTLKSLATNQSRSVTTDASGNYTFTLLQPGHYSVTVTSSGFKSTSVADLGVEAGDRARSDVKLQLGDVNETVSVEAQTPLLQSENATVSTTVTSQSVQDLPLNGRNYVQLVQLVPGANEGPGNGLTSGARPDDRRQSSSFSVNGQDDTLNNFIIDGFDNNERIIGTSGVRPNVEGIQEISIQTNSYAPEAGRTAGGVVNIVTKSGSNAFHGSAYEYFRNDIFDSRQVLQTTGRKPELRQNQFGASIGGRIWRDRTFFFGDYEGLRQVVGVTYQSTVPTIDEYNAINGIGGATPQQLVNNGNGTAGYSINPIALNYLRLFPAPTNSSLTNNYVISPSKTSNSNVFDVRVDHRFNENNLFFGRYTYNKVNSFIPPALGTVNGLQISGGRYIFAGPATNAAQMYAFDYTHIFNQNLLLDLRAGYTRINNLSLPLNYGANADDKVGFGSNMNFTAQANVLTPIQFGPFSDIGDGAYVPLQDIDNTFQYSGTVSWTKGNHNLKFGVTYIRRQARNLQSAFPGGQYGFGLTTDNCVSGTGYNNTAGASGCNATATAKQRQDNQLASSLVGAFTSSGRNYNINTPDYRSYEPSAFVQDNWKITPRLTLIYGVRYDIFTPFTEAHGHISNFDFTRAQTLTASTVASALLVPGQNGVGGTAGIKTDYTNLAPRLGFSYSAYPTTVIRGGYGISYFPGNYTSNANLKNAPWVSVYAPTCVSTRAYQIQTGPAGIAPSAINPDCATVGAVGDFSAGLPLPQPQTINSNSLSFNAEDTNFRSAMIQQYNLQVQQQFGANVLTIGYVGSAGRHMPQTVNDINQPLPGDSVANPALNRRPLQGILPNLGQVGYMLSEGTFNYNGLQTSYQRRFVKGLAFDANYTWAKAMSDYVGFSQEGNEGAYNADPRRIRQIDYGVAENDIQNRFALSLNYQFAAGHEFHGFSKLAFGGWQMNTIAVWQSGKPFSILNGGGGALGAYQNRAVPLTNPGADRPNQIKDARLTHHTIGSNGLFFDPTAFVPQPLGTIGNVQRNSLFGPHFRHVDLSLFKDFPVTERVKMQFRAESFNISNTPSYQITQNSGNVQIGNPNFGQVTAVDSNYTPRLYQFALKLNF
- a CDS encoding sugar phosphate isomerase/epimerase family protein, with translation MHLNRRQFVATGSFALFAATLRAQAKNCPFRLAVIADEIGSDFEHSCHIAANDFGLSWIEVRDVNGKNITKLNEQETADAKKILAKYNLKVTDAGTPLFKSNFPGAPLSKDGGTKDPNKIPKDLSDQFELLEAAIAAARNFGTDRIRCFDFWRLEDVKPYRKDMDAALDKAATIAGKQKMILVLENEMACNTGSGKEAAATLSRVTNPSLMLNWDPGNSGSFAGDVPYPDDYNALPKKRIGHCHVKSVSRNSGDSKHPFQWEPVGKGLVDWTGQLKALKRDGYRWGVSLETHWHSGPGTTPAEIKESSTRISMAGLKQSLKDAGIDC
- a CDS encoding DUF4126 family protein, coding for MNLLLVALLGGCSGLRACTPMAVLCWFAWRGTLHFSGWRSFTASLLAVIIFTVFALLELAADKSPTAPARTALPGLAARAMFGAFAALLLAQPLLLQPATAMIAAAIGAIVGAYAGWFVRMRTVAALKSADWPVAVTEDAVTIGLSITFLHLMAVHSTLFLGNQGIGFGR
- a CDS encoding DPP IV N-terminal domain-containing protein gives rise to the protein MNHSLFRSTAVLALGFAAVASAQQTLTAADYARAESRLATKTAPLVDHAVTQVTWLKNPSAPEGGDRFWYRDTANGNTTFMLVDAAKNTKAPAFDHALMANALSAAGIRNASVTSLPITDISYADNNSTIVVGVRGERYRCAMAASYTCTKEAIPPAHQQGAQPAVSTTGTGGNAGMSTNPATAAPLRPGRDEAVVSPDGKKAAFIRDWNLWVRDIATGEEKPLTTDGALNYGYATDNAGWTHSNRAVLVWSPDSKKIATFQQDQRKTGMMYLVSTAVGHPTLDAWPYPLPGDKDVTMIERVVIDVDAAKVTRLKMPADQHRSSLCDDISCRGGGWDDVQWSADAKTLAFLSTSRDHRTENLRMADVATGDVHDVMNEVAATYFESGNGKVNWKYLSTRNEVLWFSERSNWGNLYLYDATNGKLKREVTKGDWNVTQVLRVDEKTGDIFFEGVGREKGWDPYYSAVYRGNLDGKSVTLLSPEPMNHAATFSEDGKYFVDVFSTPQVPQTTVLREANGKVVTEIAKADITRLKVTGWQAPINITVKARDGKTDLYGLMFKPSNFDATKKYPIVNYIYPGPQTGSVGSRSFSAARGDSPALAELGFIVVSIDGMGTPWRSKKFHDAYFGDMGDNTLPDQVAGMKELAAKNSWIDIDKAGIWGHSGGGFATADAMFRYPDFFKVGWSESGNHDNRNYEDDWAEKWIGLDDAANKKAYDDQANEAHASNLKGKLMLVHGTMDDNVPPTNTLVVVDALMKANKDFDLLMIPNAHHGYGDQSSYIMRRRWDYFVKNLAGSTPPKEYPLAMPQAQAGRRR
- a CDS encoding RNA methyltransferase, with translation MTEVSLQNRIAVVLVRARNPLNIGAVARAMSNFGFADLRVVNDYDVPFQDARSAIDAAPVLNTARQFGSVAEAVADCTLVYGTTALGERRLLHPIDMLRDAQTHVRDAVTTGGRVAVLFGSEKTGLSADEMSHCHRLLTIPMQNSGVSMNLGQAAAVCLYELIREGATPQRPLPPEAAPANADEVMRMEAVLGEVLEESGYAHRYPANMREVTHRRMVRRMTLDRGDVDAWIGVLRQVLWKLRSPRG